In Humulus lupulus chromosome 7, drHumLupu1.1, whole genome shotgun sequence, the following are encoded in one genomic region:
- the LOC133789351 gene encoding serine/threonine-protein kinase-like protein At5g23170, whose protein sequence is MVEPELFDYDELLKATDNFSPSRLIGKGSHGYIYLATFLKLLAAVKKPLSYFHGGLRHDHNNNSSKIIENEVRVLSSLSQNSPPFIINLLGTSHDSVQNFRVMVMEFMPNGSLHDLLHLVKTPPSWPKRLQIVLQIATAVSFLHRSGIVHRDIKSENVLFDSDWVAKLADFGLAVAAVVSDHGAVVVPAGTIGYLDPCYTTSSKLSTKNDVFSFGVLVLEIISGRNAMEINKTPTDITEWALPLIKKRQWNELYDKRVQSPDDDVARAVRQLAYVAARCVSLEEDCRPSMVDVVDGMSSCFAERPIRRLFFPIWSSLLRNVMFVRIKGQNGKLAKRCRRIECEEEPPPPHIDDVLVSKGNKKLVLLRDLLLANHDDDDHVDDSN, encoded by the coding sequence ATGGTTGAACCAGAGTTATTTGACTACGACGAGCTCTTAAAAGCCACAGACAACTTCTCTCCATCCAGACTCATCGGAAAAGGCAGCCATGGATACATCTACCTCGCCACTTTCCTCAAACTACTCGCCGCTGTGAAAAAACCTCTGAGCTACTTCCATGGCGGCCTCCGCCACGATCATAATAATAACTCATCAAAGATTATCGAGAACGAGGTACGAGTACTATCCTCCTTATCCCAAAACTCACCGCCGTTTATCATAAACCTCCTCGGAACGAGTCACGACTCGGTTCAAAACTTCCGAGTTATGGTGATGGAGTTCATGCCCAACGGTTCACTCCACGACCTGCTCCACCTCGTCAAAACGCCGCCGTCTTGGCCCAAACGACTCCAAATCGTTCTCCAAATCGCCACCGCGGTCAGCTTTCTCCACCGTTCGGGGATCGTCCACAGAGACATTAAGTCCGAGAACGTGTTGTTCGACTCGGACTGGGTCGCCAAGCTCGCCGATTTCGGACTCGCCGTCGCCGCCGTGGTTTCCGATCACGGAGCGGTGGTGGTTCCAGCGGGGACGATTGGGTACTTGGACCCGTGTTATACGACGTCGTCTAAGCTCAGCACCAAAAACGACGTGTTTAGCTTCGGCGTTTTGGTGTTGGAGATCATAAGTGGCCGTAACGCCATGGAGATCAATAAAACGCCGACTGATATAACCGAATGGGCTTTGCCGTTGATCAAGAAACGACAATGGAATGAGTTATACGACAAGAGAGTTCAGTCTCCCGATGATGACGTGGCGAGGGCGGTGAGGCAGCTTGCTTACGTGGCGGCGCGTTGTGTGTCGTTGGAGGAAGATTGTCGTCCGTCTATGGTTGATGTCGTTGATGGAATGAGCTCGTGTTTTGCGGAGAGACCAATTCGTAGGTTGTTTTTTCCCATTTGGAGTAGTCTTTTGAGAAATGTTATGTTTGTTCGGATTaaggggcaaaatggtaaattggCAAAACGGTGTCGTCGGATTGAATGTGAAGAGGAGCCTCCTCCTCCTCATATTGATGATGTTCTTGTTTCGAAAGGGAATAAGAAGCTTGTGTTGTTGAGAGACCTACTTTTGGCTAatcatgatgatgatgatcatgTTGATGATTCCAATTAg
- the LOC133790288 gene encoding probable plastid-lipid-associated protein 12, chloroplastic produces MALLCRAPAPSSTLLPPTPTITTKNKSTLLFSIGISHPPLEKCSSLVMIGAIGRRSKLIQTRRFALLDEQDQVSFTQEENSLIEALVGTQGRGRSASPQQLTDVERAVQVLEGLKGVPDPTSSSLIEGRWQLMFTTRPGTASPIQRTFVGVDFFSVIQEVYLRSNDPRVSNIVKFSDFIGELKVEAIASIEDGKRILFQFDRAAFSFKFLPFKVPYPVPFRLLGDEAKGWLDTTYLSPSGNLRISRGNKGTTFVLQKKTEIRQKLLSAISTDKGVLEAIDELISTYKKNGSGEIELQEGEWQMIWSSQTETDSWLENAANGLMGKQIVKNNGQIKYLVDILLGLKFSVVGTIVKSCTNTFDINLDDAAIVAGGFGYPLELGSKFVLELLYSDDKIRITRGYNKIIFVHLRT; encoded by the exons ATGGCTCTTCTCTGCAGAGCTCCAGCTCCATCATCCACACTACTGCCACCAACTCCAACCATTACTACTAAGAATAAGTCCACATTATTATTCTCCATTGGAATTTCTCATCCGCCATTGGAGAAATGTTCGTCGCTTGTCATGATCGGAGCAATTGGTCGCCGGAGCAAGCTGATTCAGACTCGTCGGTTCGCTCTATTGGACGAGCAAGATCAGGTTTCCTTTACTCAAGAAGAGAATTCGCTCATTGAAGCCCTCGTCGGAACCCAAGGCCGAGGCCGATCCGCTTCTCCTCAACAACTCACT GATGTGGAGCGAGCAGTACAGGTTTTAGAAGGTCTAAAAGGTGTGCCTGATCCG ACAAGTTCTAGTTTGATTGAAGGACGATGGCAATTGATGTTCACCACAAGACCTGGAACTGCCTCACCAATCCAA AGAACATTTGTTGGGGTCGATTTCTTTAGCGTAATTCAAGAGGTGTACCTTCGATCAAATGACCCTCGTGTGTCCAACATTGTGAAGTTCTCTGATTTCATTGGTGAGCTCAAAGTAGAG GCAATAGCTTCTATCGAAGATGGAAAACGAATACTTTTTCAGTTTGACAGAGCAgcattttcttttaagtttttgCCATTCAAAGTTCCTTATCCAGTCCCATTTAGACTTCTAGGAGATGAAGCAAAGGGATGGTTAGATACCACATATCTCTCTCCTTCTGGGAATCTCCGTATCTCAAGAGGAAACAAG GGAACCACGTTTGTGTTACAAAAGAAAACAGAAATCAGGCAAAAGTTGCTCTCTGCCATATCTACAGATAAGGGAGTTTTAGAG GCAATAGATGAGCTTATCTCCACATATAAGAAAAATGGTAGTGGTGAAATAGAGCTTCAAGAGGGAGAATGGCAAATGATATGGAGTTCACAG ACAGAGACTGACAGTTGGTTAGAGAATGCCGCCAATGGTCTAATGGGAAAGCAG ATTGTTAAGAACAACGGTCAAATAAAGTATTTGGTTGACATCTTGCTAGGACTCAAATTTTCCGTGGTTGGCACCATTGT GAAGTCTTGCACAAACACATTCGACATTAATTTAGATGATGCAGCCATAGTGGCCGGTGGCTTTGGGTATCCCTTAGAGCTTGGAAGCAAGTTTGTCCTTGAGCTACT ATATAGCGATGACAAGATCAGAATCACTCGAGGATACAACAAAATCATTTTCGTTCATTTACGCACATGA
- the LOC133789352 gene encoding peroxidase 59: MERMSGSVKTKFSLVVVIVTLFGVCFVGCRSQLTTDFYSSTCPNLTTIVRKQVLSAVKNEMRMAASLIRLHFHDCFVNGCDASVLLDGDDSEKEGAGNKNSARGFDVVDTIKSAVESECAGVVSCADILAIAAKDSVVLSGGRPWKVLLGRRDGLVPNKTGADNLPAPFESLSAIATKFANLGLDMTDVVSLSGAHTIGLARCATFNNRLFDFNETGSPDQTLETNMLSDLQTLCPSSGGDGNKTTALDRNSTDLFDNHYFKNLVAGKGLLSSDQILFTGDAAANATKSLVESYSNNQTLFLVDFVKSMIKMGNISPPNGSASEIRKNCRVVNS; encoded by the exons ATGGAGAGAATGAGTGGGAGTGTGAAGACTAAGTTTTCTTTGGTTGTAGTGATTGTGACTTTGTTTGGGGTGTGCTTTGTTGGGTGCAGATCCCAACTGACCACAGATTTCTACAGCTCAACCTGTCCAAACCTCACCACAATCGTCAGAAAACAGGTCCTCAGTGCTGTCAAGAATGAAATGAGAATGGCTGCTTCTTTGATTAGGCTCCACTTTCATGATTGCTTCGTCAAT GGGTGTGATGCATCGGTTTTGCTGGATGGAGATGATAGTGAGAAAGAAGGGGCTGGAAATAAGAACTCAGCAAGAGGGTTCGATGTGGTTGACACAATCAAAAGCGCTGTGGAGAGTGAATGTGCTGGAGTTGTCTCTTGTGCTGATATTCTTGCTATTGCTGCCAAAGATTCTGTCGTTTTA AGTGGAGGACGTCCATGGAAGGTTTTGCTGGGAAGAAGAGATGGACTAGTCCCAAACAAAACAGGAGCAGATAATCTTCCTGCTCCATTTGAATCACTCTCTGCAATTGCTACCAAGTTTGCCAATCTAGGCCTTGACATGACTGACGTTGTATCTTTATCAg GGGCTCATACGATTGGATTGGCAAGGTGTGCAACATTCAACAACAGACTGTTCGACTTCAACGAAACAGGGTCACCAGACCAAACATTGGAGACGAACATGTTGAGTGACCTGCAAACCCTATGTCCCTCCAGCGGTGGAGATGGGAACAAGACCACTGCCCTCGATCGAAACTCCACCGACCTATTCGACAACCACTACTTCAAGAACTTGGTCGCCGGAAAGGGCCTGCTCAGCTCCGACCAGATTCTGTTCACCGGCGATGCTGCGGCTAACGCCACCAAGAGTTTGGTGGAGAGCTACAGCAATAACCAGACTCTTTTCTTGGTTGACTTTGTCAAATCCATGATCAAGATGGGTAATATCAGTCCTCCTAATGGATCTGCCAGTGAGATTAGGAAGAATTGTAGAGTTGTCAATTCATAA
- the LOC133790287 gene encoding uncharacterized protein LOC133790287: MNDQSQMMNQAQMMGLNQSQMMNQQPQMMMSQSQMMNQIPQSSQPQLMSQSQAMASQMMTAGQSQPPMMNRSHGYKGWPQQQQQQQQKNQQKQQQPSLDPSKKFQNSAKPNFSSQNIGRNNWKGKKGTDKRLDPRRNEPLVLPNASMTMTGGPNSSGGGGGGGGGGYKPPTLHELQSQNRLKARKFYPKKKFNNRFAPYAPRNTTSFIIRAKKSGGIASLVSPCPVTPAVLPTPIFSPSREILGDMAKEEWGVDGYGSMKGLIRLRSPGNDDEDDEEGGGGSSESDVEEHVEVERRLDHDLSRFEMIYPNYSGMDYNNVLENRVDDQDTHIAQLEEENLTLKERLFLMERELGDFRRRLQFLERQSHAVVGDVHEEVVENESDNESEGGSGAPDMCLSGKNNEEVIEYMSGQEGSRDFDGDSKETERVGDVSMEEFGHHGGVIVKENEVKGDIATAAAETKDEDEAAKMEEVPDEAMTGNEEEGEEELKGNLAEKKEEEVEITTCSEKKSIGDGD; encoded by the coding sequence atgAACGATCAATCTCAGATGATGAATCAGGCCCAAATGATGGGTCTGAATCAATCGCAGATGATGAACCAGCAACCGCAGATGATGATGAGCCAATCGCAGATGATGAACCAGATACCTCAGTCGTCTCAGCCTCAGTTGATGAGTCAGTCGCAAGCCATGGCGTCTCAGATGATGACGGCGGGTCAGTCTCAACCTCCGATGATGAATAGAAGCCATGGCTACAAGGGTTGGcctcaacaacaacaacaacagcaacagaAAAATCAGCAGAAGCAGCAACAGCCTTCTTTGGACCCGAGCAAGAAGTTTCAGAACTCTGCAAAGCCAAATTTCTCTTCTCAAAATATTGGAAGAAACAATTGGAAGGGAAAGAAGGGTACGGACAAGCGACTAGATCCAAGAAGAAACGAACCACTTGTTCTTCCTAATGCTTCCATGACCATGACTGGTGGTCCGAACAGTAGTGGCGGTGgcggtggaggaggaggaggagggtaCAAACCCCCTACTCTTCACGAATTGCAGTCACAGAATCGATTAAAAGCGAGGAAATTCTACCCTAAGAAGAAGTTTAACAATAGATTTGCCCCTTATGCGCCTAGGAACACTACTTCTTTTATAATCCGTGCTAAGAAATCTGGTGGTATTGCTTCGTTGGTGTCTCCTTGTCCGGTGACACCGGCGGTGCTTCCAACGCCGATATTCTCGCCGTCTAGGGAGATTTTAGGCGATATGGCTAAAGAGGAGTGGGGTGTTGATGGGTATGGGTCGATGAAAGGGTTGATTAGGCTGCGTTCACCTGGgaatgatgatgaagatgatgaggAAGGTGGTGGGGGTTCGAGTGAGAGTGATGTAGAGGAACATGTAGAGGTGGAGAGGAGATTGGACCATGATTTGAGCCGATTTGAGATGATATACCCGAACTACAGTGGGATGGATTATAACAATGTTTTGGAGAATAGAGTGGATGATCAAGATACCCATATAGCTCAATTGGAAGAAGAGAATTTAACATTGAAAGAAAGGCTTTTCTTGATGGAGAGGGAGTTGGGTGATTTCAGGAGGAGGCTGCAGTTTCTTGAAAGGCAGAGTCATGCTGTGGTGGGAGATGTTCATGAAGAAGTGGTGGAAAATGAGTCTGATAATGAAAGTGAGGGAGGGTCGGGTGCCCCTGATATGTGTCTGAGTGGAAAGAACAATGAAGAAGTGATTGAATATATGTCTGGACAAGAAGGTAGCAGGGATTTTGATGGAGATTCTAAGGAAACTGAACGTGTAGGGGATGTTTCTATGGAAGAATTTGGACACCATGGAGGAGTGATTGTTAAGGAAAATGAAGTAAAGGGTGAcattgctactgctgctgctgagACCAAAGATGAAGATGAGGCTGCTAAGATGGAGGAGGTACCAGATGAAGCAATGACCGGAAACGAggaggaaggagaagaagaattaaagggtaacttggcagagaagaaggaggaggaggtggagatTACTACTTGCTCAGAGAAGAAGAGCATTGGTGACGGTGACTGA
- the LOC133790286 gene encoding zinc finger transcription factor YY1: MESHFNHNLFERRPILRSKAPAVKWFREWVPQDVVATGGKCFLYKWVTEDTLKSLKEKAKEPEVPEPEPEPTTEVLFLCSYESCGKTFIDAGALRKHSHIHGERQYVCHYEGCGKKFLDSSKLKRHFLIHTGERDFVCPHEGCGKAFSLDFNLRSHMKTHSQENYHICPYPDCGKRYAHEYKLKNHISSHHEKSGTVDVTKYTPTPPPEKPARTPKPAAGVYGSASSDRPYACPYEGCDKAYIHEYKLKLHLRREHPGHTSDENVENPAINAAHEIDEGSDQDAYGGNRVHNGKSQKQNRPKPSVKLPPVKIAQRKGSTPPPARVNIVKKPWPVKEEVYEEDSEETEEDRDNVEDGWRYAEHNEDDDEETEYED; encoded by the exons ATGGAGTCCCATTTCAATCACAATCTTTTCGAGCGGCGCCCTATTCTCAGGTCCAAGGCTCCTGCTGTTAAATGGTTTAGAGAATG GGTTCCCCAAGATGTTGTGGCCACTGGTGGGAAGTGCTTTCTCTATAAATGGGTAACAG AGGATACATTAAAGTCTTTGAAAGAGAAAGCAAAAGAACCAGAGGTACCGGAACCAGAACCAGAACCAACTACAGAAGTACTTTTTCTTTGCAGCTATGAAAGTTGTGGAAAGACCTTTATTGATGCTGGTGCTTTAAGGAAGCATTCTCACATCCATGGGGAGAGACAATATGTCTGTCATTACGAGGGATGTGGAAAG AAATTTTTGGATAGTTCAAAGTTAAAGAGACACTTTCTTATTCATACAGGAGAAAGAGATTTTGTATGTCCTCATGAAGGCTGTGGTAAG GCGTTCTCTTTGGATTTCAACTTAAGATCACACATGAAGACTCATTCGCAAGAGAACTATCATATTTGCCCGTACCCGGATTGTGGAAAGAGATATGCTCACGAGTACAAATTGAAAAACCATATTTCGTCTCACCACGAAAAG AGTGGGACTGTGGATGTGACAAAGTATACCCCAACTCCACCTCCAGAGAAGCCAGCCAGAACGCCCAAGCCGGCTGCAGGAGTTTATGGCTCTGCATCCTCTGACCGCCCTTACGCATGTCCTTATGAAGGGTGCGACAAGGCTTACATCCATGAATACAAACTAAAACTACATCTGAGGAGAGAGCACCCTGGACATACGTCTGATGAGAATGTTGAGAACCCCGCAATCAATGCTGCTCATGAGATAGATGAAGGCAGTGACCAAGATGCCTATGGTGGAAACCGGGTGCATAATGGCAAATCCCAGAAACAAAACAGGCCGAAGCCAAGTGTGAAGTTACCTCCTGTGAAAATAGCGCAGCGGAAGGGCTCGACTCCACCCCCAGCTAGGGTGAACATAGTGAAAAAACCATGGCCGGTCAAAGAAGAAGTTTACGAGGAAGACAGTGAAGAAACGGAGGAAGACCGTGACAATGTTGAAGATGGTTGGAGATATGCAGAGCACAATGAGGACGATGATGAAGAAACTGAATATgaagactaa